One genomic segment of Candidatus Methanoperedens sp. includes these proteins:
- a CDS encoding nucleotidyltransferase domain-containing protein, translated as MIELFRKYVQWKILAHFLANPNTSFHIKQLARVLDVSPASVSNAVKSFEEDGMLSKEEKGLAHIYRLDSDNSVVAPLKKAYGITLVLSSKPKETFLEIDQNIISLALFGSYADGSYDEKSDMDFLIVTPTRKEILIKAAKRLEEELQREVSISVFKLSEWRAMAKKGDAFYKRIVANHILLYGSGLK; from the coding sequence TTGATTGAACTCTTCAGAAAATATGTGCAATGGAAAATCCTGGCTCATTTCCTGGCCAATCCAAATACCTCTTTCCACATAAAACAGCTTGCGAGGGTACTTGACGTAAGTCCTGCCAGTGTAAGCAATGCTGTAAAGTCCTTCGAGGAAGACGGAATGCTTTCGAAGGAAGAAAAAGGGCTTGCCCATATTTACAGGCTGGATTCTGACAATAGCGTGGTTGCGCCTCTGAAAAAAGCATACGGCATCACTTTAGTGCTGTCATCGAAGCCGAAAGAAACATTCCTTGAAATTGATCAGAATATAATCTCTCTTGCCCTTTTTGGAAGCTATGCAGACGGGAGCTATGACGAAAAAAGCGACATGGATTTTCTGATAGTGACACCCACCAGGAAAGAAATCCTCATAAAAGCTGCCAAAAGATTGGAGGAAGAACTGCAAAGAGAGGTAAGTATATCGGTATTCAAATTATCAGAATGGAGAGCTATGGCAAAAAAAGGAGATGCATTCTATAAAAGAATTGTCGCGAATCATATCCTGCTTTACGGGAGCGGGTTAAAATGA
- a CDS encoding HEPN domain-containing protein: protein MKLAECFQKGLLKRTSPDTENALRSLKLSTNNIEDAVANLSIHRYRVVAISSYSAMFHAARAILFRDGIKERSHECIPVYLKEEYPELETLANILDSYRRFRHDAIYGLDFAMDEEEARTALDSSKEFLEKIKIFIQARR from the coding sequence ATGAAGCTTGCAGAATGTTTCCAGAAAGGTCTGCTGAAAAGGACATCGCCAGATACGGAGAATGCCCTCCGTTCCCTTAAGCTTTCCACGAACAATATCGAAGATGCTGTTGCGAATCTTTCCATACATCGTTATAGAGTTGTGGCTATTTCGAGTTATTCAGCCATGTTTCATGCAGCAAGGGCGATCCTTTTCAGGGACGGTATAAAAGAGCGCAGCCACGAATGTATCCCTGTTTATCTCAAGGAAGAGTATCCGGAATTGGAGACTTTAGCTAATATTCTTGACTCATACAGAAGATTCAGGCACGATGCGATTTACGGGCTGGATTTTGCTATGGATGAGGAAGAAGCACGAACTGCGCTGGATTCTTCAAAGGAATTTCTGGAAAAAATAAAAATTTTCATCCAGGCACGCCGGTGA